TGGCAGTTCTTCGGTACCGAGCTCGATGACGAGCGGCAGGCGCTTATCGGCCATGGACGGCCTCCTTGCTGTTCTTCAGGCCGGGGAAACCGAGTTTTTCGCGCTGGGCCACGTAGGCCTCGGCCACGCTGCGGGCCAGCGTGCGCACGCGCAGGATGTAGCGCTGGCGCTCGGTGACGCTGATGGCACGGCGCGCGTCGAGCAGGTTGAACGCATGGCTGGCCTTGCAGACCTGCTCGTAGGCCGGCAGCGGGAGGCCGGCGGCGATCAGCTTGCCGGCTTCGCCCTCGCACACGTCGAACCAGTGGAACAGCTCGGGCACGTTGGCGTGTTCGAAGTTGTAGGTGCTCTGCTCGACCTCGTTCTGGTGGAACACGTCGCCGTAGGTCACCACGCCGTGCGGCGCGTGCGTCCACACGATGTCGTAGATGCTGTCGACGTTCTGCAGGTACATCACCAGGCGCTCGAGGCCGTAGGTGATCTCACCGGTGACCGGACGGCATTCGAGGCCGCCGGCCTGCTGGAAATAGGTGAACTGGGTGACTTCCATGCCATTCAGCCAGACTTCCCAGCCGAGGCCCCAGGCGCCGAGCGTGGGCGATTCCCAGTTGTCTTCGACGAAGCGCAGGTCGTGCACGAGCGGATCGATGCCCAGCGCCTTGAGCGAGCCGATGTAGCGCTCGAGGATATCGTCGGGATTGGGCTTGAGCACGACCTGGTACTGGTAGTAGTGCTGCAAACGGTTGGGATTGTCGCCATAACGGCCGTCCGTGGGCCGGCGGCAGGGCTGCACGTAGGCGGCGGCCCAGGGTTCGGGCCCGAGCGAGCGCAGGAATGTGGCGGGATGGAACGTACCCGCGCCGACCTCGGTGTCGAGGGGCTGGACCAGCACGCAGCCCTGCTCCGCCCAATAGCGGTTCAGGGTCTGGATCACGTCTTGGAAAGTGGGCGCGGACATGGTTCCCGAGTCCTTGAGAAAGCGGGCTAGTATAGCGGCGTCGTCTTTCATGAGGGATCGCCCGGCCATGGCAGTCAATCCGCAATCGGGCTCACTGTTGGGGCGCCGCGGGCGGCTGGAACTCGAAGAGGTGCTTGCCTCGCTCGTCGTCGACGGTGTTGTCAGCGGCGAGGATGCCAAGCGGGCCCGCGCGGGTGCGCGCGGCGGCAAGACGGCCATCGAGTTGAACCCCCTGGTGTTGATCGCCAACGCCCGGCTGGACAACCTGCGCGACCCGGGCCGCCCCCTGAGCCTGGAGGGCCTGGTGGAATGGCTCGCCGGCAAGGCCGGCCTGCCCTACCTCAAGATCGACCCGATGAAGGTCAACGTGGCCCAGGTCACGCAGGTGGTGAGCAGCGCCTATGCCCAACGCCATCGCATCCTGCCCGTAAGCGCCTCCCCGTCCGAGGTGGTGTTCGCCACCGCCGAGCCGTTCGACATGGCCTGGGCGAACGACCTGGCCCACATGCTTCGTCGCGACGTGCGGCGGGTGGTGGCGAGCCCGATCGATATCAACCGCTACCTGCTCGAATTCTATGGCGTGCAGCGCTCGATCCAGCTCGCGCAGGACGCCAAGGGTAACGAGCCATCGAAGATCATCAACTTCGAACAGCTGGTCGAACTGGGCAAGGGCGGCGAAGTCGGCGCCGACGACCGCCACGTGGTGCACATCGTCGACTGGCTCCTCCAGTACGCCTTCGAGCAGCGCGCGTCCGACATCCACCTCGAACCGCGACGCGACGCGGGACAGATCCGCTTCCGCATCGACGGCGTGATGCAGAAGGTGTTCGAGTTGCCGCCGCCGGTCACCACCGCGGTGACGGCGCGCGTGAAGATCCTCGCCCGCATGGACGTCGCCGAGAAACGGCGCCCGCAGGATGGCCGCATCAAGACCCGATCCGCCGGTGGGCGCGAGGTGGAGTTGCGCATCTCGACCATGCCGACCGCCTTCGGCGAGAAGGTGGTGATGCGTATCTTCGACCCCGACCTGGTCATGAAGGACTTCTCCCAGCTCGGGTTTTCCGACGAGGAAGCCCGCGTATGGCGGTCGATGGTCGAGCGGCCGCACGGCATCGTGCTGGTGACCGGGCCCACGGGTTCGGGTAAGACCACCACGCTGTATTCCACGCTCAAGCACCTGGCACGCCCGGAACTCAACGTCTGCACGGTCGAAGACCCCATCGAGATGGTATCGCCCGAACTCAACCAGATGCAGGTGCAGCCGTCGATCGACCTCGACTTCGCTGCGGGCGTGCGCACGTTGCTGCGACAGGATCCCGACATCATCATGATCGGCGAGATCCGCGACCTCGAGACCGCGCAGATGGCGGTGCAGGCGTCGCTGACGGGTCACATGGTGTTGTCCACGCTGCATACCAACGACTCGCCCAGCGCCATCACCCGCCTGCTCGACCTGGGCGTGCCGCACTACCTCATCCAGTCCACCCTCGCCGGCATCGTGGCACAGCGCCTTGTCCGAACGCTGTGCCCGCATTGCAAGCGTCCCGCCGAACAGGATGCCGACGCCTGGTCGGTGCTGACGCGCGACTGGGAACTGCCGGTACCCGCACGTGTCTATGAGCCGGTCGGTTGCCTGGAGTGCCGCAAGACGGGCTATCTGGGCCGAACGGGCGTCTACGAGATGATGCCGTTGTCCGCGCGCGTGCGCGGCGGCATCACCGCGTCGCTCGACCTCGCCCGGCTCACCGACATCGCCTTGCGCGAAGGCATGAAGCCGCTGCGCATTTCCGCCGCGGCGCAGGTCGCCGCCGGCCTCACCACGGTGCGCGAGGTACTCAACGTGCTTCCGCCCTCCGACATCGACGACGCACTACCCGCATGAAGCCCGTCCTTATCGTTCGCACCGGCCGCGCGCCCGATGTCATCAGCGCGCGCCATGGTGATTTCCCCCGTTGGTTCCAGCTCGGCCTCCGTCTGAAGAGTCCCCGTATCCGCGTCGTCGACGTCGAACACGGCGATGCGTTGCCGCCCCCGTCCGAATGCGCGGGTGCCGTCATCACCGGATCCGCGTCGATGGTCACCGAATGCCTGCCCTGGAGCGAGCGCACCGCCGGCTGGATCCGCAACGCCATGGATGTCGATCTCCCGATGCTCGGCGTCTGCTACGGGCACCAGTTGATGTCCCATGCCCTGGGCGGCCGCGTGGATTACTTACCCGGCGGCCGTGAAATGGGGACCGTGAAACTCTCCACGCATGCTCACGCAGCGAGCGATCCCTTGGGGGCCGTCCTGCCGGGCACCTTCAACGCACATGCCACGCACGAGCAAAGCGTGCTCGAGTTGCCACCCGGCGCGGTGACGATCGCCTGGTCCGACCGGGATCCGAATCACCTGGTCCGATACGGCAAGCATGCGGTGAGCACGCAGTTCCACCCGGAATTCTCGGCCGAGGTGATGCGCGCCTATATTCGCCGCAAGCACGACGTGCTTCGTGACGAAGGCCACGAACCCGAAGCGCTGCTGGCCGCCGTCACCGCCACGCCCGCGGCGACGGGCCTGCTTCGCGGCTTCGTGCGCGAGCATCTGGGCATGGCCCGTGAGCCGTCACCCGCGTAGGCGACGTTCGATCGCTCCGCGCGATACCAGGGCGAAGACGATGCCGAACAGGAATCCGCCGATATGGGTCCACCACACCACGGCACCGTAGCTCGCGCCGGCATAGCTGAAGAGCAACTGCACCAAGGCCCATATGCCTATGAGCACGAATGCGGGCACGCGCACGAATTCGAGATAAAGGCCTAGCGGCACCACCAGTCCCAGGCGCGCCCGCGGAAACAACGTGACGTAGGCGCCGACCACGGCAGATACCGCACCGCTGCATCCGATGATGGCCACACGCGCGCCGGTGAGCGAAATCGCACCGATGAGATTGGCCACGATGCCTCCAAGCAGGAACAGGAGCAGGAAGCGTGGTGAACCGAGGCTACGCTCGGCGGGCAGGCTGAAGATCACCAGGAACAGAAGGTTACTCAACAGATGCAGCCAACCGCCGTGAATGAAGATCGCGGTGAGCAGACGCAATAACGCAGGGTCGCTTACCTGCTCCCAAAGCGGCAGACCGGCGGCGAAGAGATGCGCGGGTACGGTTCCCCAATGCAGCATGATCCAGATACGCTCGCTGCGGCCACTCAAGGCCAACGCGACGAACGAGACGACGCACGCGACGACCACCAGCATCGTCGCCCAGCACAGCCGCGAACGGCGGCGGGTATCCACGTGAACGAACATGGCTCAGGGTACGCCGCGTGCGAGGTGCGGGCCTTCCGTTTCCATTGACGACAACGCGAACATGGTTTCCGGCCCGACCACGCCATCGGCGGCGATGCCGAAACGTTCCTGCACGCCCCGCACGCGCGATTCCACGGCACGATCGAACGATGCACCGGCGCCGGAAACCGCGTTGCCGCCCGGCGGCAAGCGGGAAAGCAGCCAGCTGACACCCTGGCCGCTGTCGCCCCGCGAAAGCTTGCCCGGCACGGTCGGGTCGATGCGGAAGACGGCATAGAACCGGCCGTTCCATATGTGCGAGAACGCATCGCGGGTGAGTTCGACGTACTTGCCGCCAAGGTAGAGCCGGACCGCTTCATCGCCCACTCCCACCATCAAAACCTGCTGGTTGCCGTTGGCTTCGTCGAGTTCGAGCACCATCGGACGATCGAAACGACGGAGCTGGTCCAGGGAGCCTCTCCCGCTGACACACGCAAGCCCCGGGAAGATGGTCGCGTCGCAATGGATCGCGTTGGTCACTGACGTTTCCTTCGACGTGACCTGCCAGCGTGCCAGCAACTCGCCCCAAACGCGCAGTTTGCCGACATCGCCAGCCGGCAAGGCTTCCTTGAATTTCGCCAAGGCCTGATCGGGTGTCGCGGTAACGAGGTTCTTGGGCCGCGAAGGGCTGCGGCCGGAGAGGAACCAGGTGGCCATTCCGCCGACGAACAAGAGGATGGCCAAGCCGCCCACCAGCAACACGGCCTTGCGGTAGCGACGTAGCCAGTAGCGGGCATGCTGCGGCAGTACCTCGCGGGCGACAAAGCCCAGGGCGCGCTCGCCGATCGACTGCTCGCCGCGCTCCGCCGCTCGTTCCAGTGCCCTATGGGCCAGCGCATTGAGCCGTTGTGGATTGCCCTTGCCGTCATCCCTGAGACTCCGAAGGCCAAGGCGGCTGAACGGCATGCGTGAGGTGCCCGCGACATGCAGGCGATGCCTGACGTAGCGCTCGCTCTCTTCGGCATTGAGCGCGACCAGAGGCAAACGACTACGAATGCGTCCCGCGAGCGCCGGCCCGCCACGGGCGGAAAGGCGGTCGCGAAGACTCGGCGTTCCCGACAGCACGAGGTGAAACGACGTGCCGTTCTTTTCGCATCCCGCCATCAGGCGATCGATATCGTCCAGATTCCCATCGGAAAGCTCGTCCGCATCATCGAGGATCAGCACAAAGCGCTTGTCGACATGGTGCGCCAATCGCCCCAATCCGGCAGCCAGCCCGTCGACGAGATGATCTTCGGTATTGGCTTCGGCGCTCAAAGGCAACGGGAGGCCGAACCCGGCGTACATGGATCGAAGCCAGGCGACCGTGCCTTGGGCGTAGTCGTCCGCGGTATGGCGGGTGGCGGTGACGCCATGATCCGCCGCACCGGTCTCGATCAACATGCAGAGCAGGCTCTTGCCCATGCCTGCCTCCCCCGTGATCAACGTCACTCCTGTATCCGTCGAGCCCAGTTCGTATTCAACATGCGCAAGAATCTCGCGCTCACGCGTGAACAGGCACGCGAAGCGTAGATCCGGTGTTTCGCCGAACGGCGGTTCGCGCAGCCCAAAGGTCTCTAAGTACATGGGCTTAGGGTAACCGATTGATCGCGGGAAGGATTGGGAACCGATGAGGAATCATCGCACGGTAGTGCAAAGAAAAACCCGGCCTCTGACGAGACCGGGTTTTGGGATAAAGCCCCTGGCGGTGACCTGTGGCGGGTCGTGCCCGTTGGGCACGGGAGCGGGCAAAGAAAAACCCGGCCTCTGACGAGACCGGGTTTTGGGATAAAGCCCCTGGCGGTGACCTGTTGCGGGTCGTGCCCGTTGGGCACGGGAGCGGGCAAAGAAAAACCCGGCCTCTGACGAGACCGGGTTTTGGGATAAAGCCCCTGGCGGTGACCTGTTGCGGGTCGTGCCCGTTGGGCATGGGAGCGGGCAAAGAAAAACCCGGCCTCTGACGAGACCGGGTTTTGGGATAAAGCCCCTGGCGGTGACCTACTCTTGCATGGCTTGAGCCACACTACCATCGGCGCATGCGCGTTTCACTTCTGAGTTCGGGATGGGATCAGGTGGTACCACGCCGCTATAGCCGCCAGGGAAGGGGTGGGAGCAGCGCAGGTGCGCCGGCTCCACAGAGGGGTAAACGAGTGACAAGCGTCCGGGCTGGATACCGGCAGACTTGAGTTAAGACGGTGAAGCGTCTTGGGGTTATATGGTCAAGCCTCACGGCTCATTAGTACGCGTAAGCTCAATGCATTGCTGCACTTCCACACCGCGCCTATCAACCACCTAGTCTTGATGGTGCCTTAAGGAGAGTCGAGCTCTCGGGAGATCTCATCTTGGGGCGCGCTTCCCGCTTAGATGCTTTCAGCGGTTATCGCTTCCGTTCATAGCTACCGGGCAATGCCATGGGCATGACAACCCGAACACCAGCGGAACGTCCACTCCGGTCCTCTCGTACTAGGAGCAGCCCCCCTCAAATCTCCAACGCCCACGACAGATAGGGACCGAACTGTCTCACGACGTTCTGAACCCAGCTCGCGTACCACTTTAAATGGCGAACAGCCATACCCTTGGGACCGGCTACAGCCCCAGGATGTGATGAGCCGACATCGAGGTGCCAAACACCGCCGTCGATATGAACTCTTGGGCGGTATCAGCCTGTTATCCCCGGAGTACCTTTTATCCGTTGAGCGATGGCCCTTCCATACAGAACCACCGGATCACTAAGACCTACTTTCGTACCTGCTTGATCCGTCGATCTCGCAGTCAAGCACGCTTATGCCTTTGCACACAGTGCGCGATGTCCGACCGCGCTGAGCGTACCTTCGTGCTCCTCCGTTACTCTTTGGGAGGAGACCGCCCCAGTCAAACTACCCACCATACACGGTCCCCGATCCGGATTACGGACCTAGGTTAGAACGTCAAGCACTTCAGGGTGGTATTTCAAGGATGGCTCCACCGAAACTAGCGTCTCGGTTTCATAGCCTCCCACCTATCCTACACAGAAGAACTCAACGTTCAGTGTAAAGCTATAGTAAAGGTTCACGGGGTCTTTCCGTCTTGCCGCGGGAACGCTGCATCTTCACAGCGATTTCAATTTCACTGAGTCTCGGGTGGAGACAGCGCCGCTGTCGTTACGCCATTCGTGCAGGTCGGAACTTACCCGACAAGGAATTTCGCTACCTTAGGACCGTTATAGTTACGGCCGCCGTTTACTGGGGCTTCGATCAAGAGCTTCGCCTTGCGGCTGACCCCATCAATTAACCTTCCAGCACCGGGCAGGCGTCACACCCTATACGTCCACTTTCGTGTTTGCAGAGTGCTGTGTTTTTGATAAACAGTCGCAGCGGCCAGGTTACTGCGACCCCTCGATGCTCAGTCACGCACGTGACCACACCAAGGGGCGCACCTTCTCCCGAAGTTACGGTGCCATTTTGCCTAGTTCCTTCACCCGAGTTCTCTCAAGCGCCTTGGGATTCTCACCCTGCCTACCAGTGTCGGTTTACGGTACGGTTTTTCTACAGCTGAAGCTTAGTGGCTTTTCCTGGAAGCGTGGTGTCAGTCACTTCGTCCTCATAGGACTGGTCTCGGTGCTCGGCATAAAGATTCCCGGATTTGCCAAAGAATCATGCCTACCGCCTTTCCCCAGGACAACCAACGCCTGGTAGACCTAACCTTCTCCGTCCCCACATCGCACTGTAGAAAAGTGCAGGAATATTAACCTGCTTCCCATCGACTACGCATTTCTGCCTCGCCTTAGGGGCCGACTCACCCTGCGCCGATGAACGTTGCGCGAGGAAACCTTGGGCTTTCGGCGAGGGGGCTTTTCACCCCCTTTATCGTTACTCATGTCAGCATTCGCACTTCCGATACCTCCAGCAAGCCTTACGACTCACCTTCACAGGCCTACGGAACGCTCCTCTACCGCGTACACCTCAAAGGTGTACACCCCGAGCTTCGGTGCATAGCTTAGCCCCGTTAAATCTTCCGCGCAGACCGACTCGACCAGTGAGCTATTACGCTTTCTTTAAAGGGTGGCTGCTTCTAAGCCAACCTCCTGGCTGTCTATGCCTTTCCACATCGTTTTCCACTTAGCTATGACTTTGGGACCTTAGCTGCGGGTCTGGGTTGTTTCCCTTTTCACGACGGACGTTAGCACCCGCCGTGTGTCTCCCGTGTAGCACGTGTTGGTATTCGGAGTTTGCCATGGTTTGGTAAGTCTCAATGACCCCCTAGCCATAACAGTGCTCTACCCCCAACAGTGTTCGCACGAGGCGCTACCTAAATAGCTTTCGAGGAGAACCAGCTATCTCCGAGTTTGTTTAGCCTTTCACTCCGATCCTCAACTCATCCCCATCTATTGCAACAGATGTGGGTTCGGTCCTCCAGTGCGTGTTACCGCACCTTCAACCTGGTCAAGGATAGATCACTCGGTTTCGGGTCTACTGCCAGAGACTATTCGCCCTATTCAGACTCGGTTTCCCTTCGCCTCCCCTATACGGTTAAGCTTGCCACTGACAGTAAGTCGCTGACCCATTATACAAAAGGTACGCAGTCACCCTTGCGGGCTTCCACTGCTTGTACGTATACGGTTTCAGGGTCTATTTCACTCCCCTCTCCGGGGTTCTTTTCGCCTTTCCCTCACGGTACTAGTTCGCTATCGGTCAGTCAGGAGTATTTAGCCTTGGAGGATGGTCCCCCCATGTTCAGACAGGGTTTCTCGTGCCCCGCCTTACTCAATTTCATGCCACGCACCCTTTCGTCTACCGGGCTATCACCGTCTACGGCCCGCGTTTCCAAGCGGTTCGACTAGAATGTGCGACACTTTTGGGCTAGTCCGCGTTCGCTCGTCGCTACTGACGGAATCTCGGTTGATTTCTTTTCCTCCGGGTACTTAGATATTTCAGTTCCCCGGGTTCGCTTCGCATAGCTATGTATTCACTATGCGATACCGCCTAAGCGGTGGGTTTCCCCATTCGGACATTGCCGGATCAAAGCTTGTTGCCAGCTCCCCGACACTTTTCGCAGGCTGCCGCGTCCTTCATCGCCTCTGACTGCCAAGGCATCCACCGTATACGCTTAGTCGCTTGACCATATAACCCCAAGTCGCCTCGGGGTGGCACAAGCCACTTCGTTTCGCCTTAACACTTGTCTTAGTCCGGTTTCGAACCAAGACGCTTGTCACTCGTTTACGTTTTCAAAGAACACCCGACCGGCCACAGTGCCGGAGGGTTTCAAAAATCTTGCGTATGCGCTGTCACATCCGTCGAACCGTACTGGTGGAGCCTGTCGGGATCGAACCGACGACCCTCTGCTTGCAAAGCAGATGCTCTCCCAGCTGAGCTAAGGCCCCATAAGTGATCTCAAGTGGTGGGTCTGGGTGGACTCGAACCACCGACCTCACCCTTATCAGGGGTGCGCTCTAACCACCTGAGCTACAGACCCATAAGGCTTGGCTTACGGTTGCATGCCCATGGCATGCGTGGATGTGCAGGTGACTTGTGTGGAAGCCTTGCGACAGACTGCGTGTCTATCTCGAAAGGAGGTGATCCAGCCGCACCTTCCGATACGGCTACCTTGTTACGACTTCACCCCAGTCATGAACCACTCCGTGGTCGTCGTCCCCCTTGCGGTTAGACTAACGGCTTCTGGAGCAGCTCACTCCCATGGTGTGACGGGCGGTGTGTACAAGGCCCGGGAACGTATTCACCGCAGCATAGCTGATCTGCGATTACTAGCGATTCCGACTTCATGGAGTCGAGTTGCAGACTCCAATCCGGACTGGGATCGGCTTTCTGGGATTAGCTCCACCTCGCGGTCTCGCAACCCTCTGTACCGACCATTGTAGTACGTGTGTAGCCCTGGCCGTAAGGGCCATGATGACTTGACGTCATCCCCACCTTCCTCCGGTTTGTCACCGGCAGTCTCCTTAGAGTTCCCGACATTACTCGCTGGCAACTAAGGACAAGGGTTGCGCTCGTTGCGGGACTTAACCCAACATCTCACGACACGAGCTGACGACAGCCATGCAGCACCTGTGTTCCGATTCCCGAAGGCACTCCCGCATCTCTGCAGGATTCCGGACATGTCAAGGCCAGGTAAGGTTCTTCGCGTTGCATCGAATTAAACCACATACTCCACCGCTTGTGCGGGCCCCCGTCAATTCCTTTGAGTTTCAGTCTTGCGACCGTACTCCCCAGGCGGCGAACTTAACGCGTTAGCTTCGACACTGATCTCCGAGTTGAGACCAACATCCAGTTCGCATCGTTTAGGGCGTGGACTACCAGGGTATCTAATCCTGTTTGCTCCCCACGCTTTCGTGCCTCAGCGTCAGTGTTGATCCAGATGGCCGCCTTCGCCACTGATGTTCCTCCCGATCTCTACGCATTTCACCGCTACACCGGGAATTCCACCATCCTCTATCACACTCTAGCCCGCCAGTATCCACTGCCATTCCCAGGTTGAGCCCGGGGCTTTCACAGCAGACTTAACGAACCGCCTACGCACGCTTTACGCCCAGTAATTCCGATTAACGCTTGCACCCTCCGTATTACCGCGGCTGCTGGCACGGAGTTAGCCGGTGCTTATTCCTCAGGTACCGTCAGACTGCAAGGGTATTAACCGTGCAGATTTCGCTCCTGATAAAAGTGCTTTACAACCCGAGGGCCTTCTTCACACACGCGGCATTGCTGGATCAGGCTTGCGCCCATTGTCCAATATTCCCCACTGCTGCCTCCCGTAGGAGTCTGGGCCGTGTCTCAGTCCCAGTGTGGCTGATCATCCTCTCAGACCAGCTAGCGATCGTCGCCTTGGTAAGCCATTACCTTACCAACTAGCTAATCGCACATCGGTCCATCTAACCGCGCGAGGTCTTGCGATCCCCCGCTTTCTCCCGTAGGACGTATGCGGTATTAGCGTAAGTTTCCCTACGTTATCCCCCACGTCTAGGTAGGTCCCGATGCATTACTCACCCGTCCGCCACTCGCCACCCACAGAGCAAGCTCTGCTGTGCTGCCGTTCGACTTGCATGTGTTAAGCATGCCGCCAGCGTTCAATCTGAGCCAGGATCAAACTCTTCACTTAAGTTTTCGATTACCCGAAGGCAATCTATCTTTCTGAAGTGTTTAACCCCAACTAGAGAAAACTCATTACTGACTTTTCTTTCTAGTGGGACACTTGCATTTGGTTTGACATCGTCAACCCATCGCAAGGCGTCCACACAATTCACCTGCGCATACTGTCAAAGATCAATCACTTAGCGAGAACTTCTCGTTTTCGCTTCAGAACATTTCGTTCCGAGTGAGCCGCCCATTTTAGAGCATCTTTCGTTTCTGTCAACCATCTCGTCAAACTTTTTTTCGAGGTGGCTGGTGAAGCAAGAGACTCGTCGACACCGTTCGCGAAGCGCGTTCCGTGTCAGCGGGGAGGCGAATAATACGGATTTCAAAAGGGCCTGCAACCCCTTTTGTG
This window of the Luteibacter aegosomatis genome carries:
- the glyQ gene encoding glycine--tRNA ligase subunit alpha, producing the protein MSAPTFQDVIQTLNRYWAEQGCVLVQPLDTEVGAGTFHPATFLRSLGPEPWAAAYVQPCRRPTDGRYGDNPNRLQHYYQYQVVLKPNPDDILERYIGSLKALGIDPLVHDLRFVEDNWESPTLGAWGLGWEVWLNGMEVTQFTYFQQAGGLECRPVTGEITYGLERLVMYLQNVDSIYDIVWTHAPHGVVTYGDVFHQNEVEQSTYNFEHANVPELFHWFDVCEGEAGKLIAAGLPLPAYEQVCKASHAFNLLDARRAISVTERQRYILRVRTLARSVAEAYVAQREKLGFPGLKNSKEAVHGR
- a CDS encoding GspE/PulE family protein → MAVNPQSGSLLGRRGRLELEEVLASLVVDGVVSGEDAKRARAGARGGKTAIELNPLVLIANARLDNLRDPGRPLSLEGLVEWLAGKAGLPYLKIDPMKVNVAQVTQVVSSAYAQRHRILPVSASPSEVVFATAEPFDMAWANDLAHMLRRDVRRVVASPIDINRYLLEFYGVQRSIQLAQDAKGNEPSKIINFEQLVELGKGGEVGADDRHVVHIVDWLLQYAFEQRASDIHLEPRRDAGQIRFRIDGVMQKVFELPPPVTTAVTARVKILARMDVAEKRRPQDGRIKTRSAGGREVELRISTMPTAFGEKVVMRIFDPDLVMKDFSQLGFSDEEARVWRSMVERPHGIVLVTGPTGSGKTTTLYSTLKHLARPELNVCTVEDPIEMVSPELNQMQVQPSIDLDFAAGVRTLLRQDPDIIMIGEIRDLETAQMAVQASLTGHMVLSTLHTNDSPSAITRLLDLGVPHYLIQSTLAGIVAQRLVRTLCPHCKRPAEQDADAWSVLTRDWELPVPARVYEPVGCLECRKTGYLGRTGVYEMMPLSARVRGGITASLDLARLTDIALREGMKPLRISAAAQVAAGLTTVREVLNVLPPSDIDDALPA
- a CDS encoding glutamine amidotransferase: MKPVLIVRTGRAPDVISARHGDFPRWFQLGLRLKSPRIRVVDVEHGDALPPPSECAGAVITGSASMVTECLPWSERTAGWIRNAMDVDLPMLGVCYGHQLMSHALGGRVDYLPGGREMGTVKLSTHAHAASDPLGAVLPGTFNAHATHEQSVLELPPGAVTIAWSDRDPNHLVRYGKHAVSTQFHPEFSAEVMRAYIRRKHDVLRDEGHEPEALLAAVTATPAATGLLRGFVREHLGMAREPSPA
- a CDS encoding rhomboid family intramembrane serine protease, with the translated sequence MFVHVDTRRRSRLCWATMLVVVACVVSFVALALSGRSERIWIMLHWGTVPAHLFAAGLPLWEQVSDPALLRLLTAIFIHGGWLHLLSNLLFLVIFSLPAERSLGSPRFLLLFLLGGIVANLIGAISLTGARVAIIGCSGAVSAVVGAYVTLFPRARLGLVVPLGLYLEFVRVPAFVLIGIWALVQLLFSYAGASYGAVVWWTHIGGFLFGIVFALVSRGAIERRLRG
- a CDS encoding ExeA family protein; this encodes MYLETFGLREPPFGETPDLRFACLFTREREILAHVEYELGSTDTGVTLITGEAGMGKSLLCMLIETGAADHGVTATRHTADDYAQGTVAWLRSMYAGFGLPLPLSAEANTEDHLVDGLAAGLGRLAHHVDKRFVLILDDADELSDGNLDDIDRLMAGCEKNGTSFHLVLSGTPSLRDRLSARGGPALAGRIRSRLPLVALNAEESERYVRHRLHVAGTSRMPFSRLGLRSLRDDGKGNPQRLNALAHRALERAAERGEQSIGERALGFVAREVLPQHARYWLRRYRKAVLLVGGLAILLFVGGMATWFLSGRSPSRPKNLVTATPDQALAKFKEALPAGDVGKLRVWGELLARWQVTSKETSVTNAIHCDATIFPGLACVSGRGSLDQLRRFDRPMVLELDEANGNQQVLMVGVGDEAVRLYLGGKYVELTRDAFSHIWNGRFYAVFRIDPTVPGKLSRGDSGQGVSWLLSRLPPGGNAVSGAGASFDRAVESRVRGVQERFGIAADGVVGPETMFALSSMETEGPHLARGVP